In the Euphorbia lathyris chromosome 5, ddEupLath1.1, whole genome shotgun sequence genome, one interval contains:
- the LOC136230142 gene encoding retinoblastoma-related protein-like: MAAATPETTAMTTAKWLRTVISPLPSKPSLELERFLTSCDRDVTNDVIRRAQIILEAIFPSSALGEHYVTGSLHNTDPMENLWAEQRRMEALKLYYRVLEAMCTAEAQVLHSTNLTSLLTNERFHRCMLSCSAELVLATHKTVTMLFPAVLERTSITAFDLSKVIENFIRHEESLPRELRRHLNSLEERLLESMVWEKGSSMYNSLTVARPSLSSEINRLGLLAEPMPSLDAIAMRINFSSGSSPPLPSVQKHDLSPGENADIRSPKRPCPDYRSVLVERNSFTSPVKDRLLALSNLKSKLPPPPLQSAFASPTCPNPGRGGETCAETSINIFFGKINKLAAVRINGMIERLQQSQHHIRENVYRLFQQILSQRTSLFFNRHIDQIILCCFYGVAKISKLNLTFKEIICNYGKQPQCNRQVFCSVFADRLSARQNRRTGQDHVDIITFYNQIFIPAAKLLLEEVGPAGTITKTIQVPEVNNNKYGQCTASPQVSTFPTLPDMSPMKVSPRHNVYVSPLRTSKMDALISHSSKSYYACVGESTHAYQSPSKDLTAINNCVNGNRKVRATINFDGDVGLVSDSMVANSLYLQNGSCASSSVTLIKSEQPDI; this comes from the exons ATGGCTGCTGCTACACCTGAGACCACAGCAATGACAACTGCAAAGTGGCTCCGAACTGTTATTTCTCCACTTCCATCAAAACCCTCATTAGAGCTTGAACGCTTCCTCACATCATGTGATAGGGATGTAACTAATGATGTCATACGTAGAGCACAAATAATCTTGGAGGCTATATTTCCAAGTAGTGCGTTGGGAGAGCATTATGTGACCGGAAGTTTGCATAATACAGACCCTATGGAAAATTTATGGGCAGAACAGCGAAGAATGGAGGCACTGAAGTTATACTATAGGGTTTTGGAAGCTATGTGCACAGCAGAGGCACAAGTATTGCATTCTACTAATTTGACCTCTTTATTAACTAATGAAAGGTTCCACAGATGTATGCTTTCATGTTCAGCTGAACTTGTTCTTGCCACGCATAAGACTGTCACCATGCTGTTTCCGGCAGTTTTGGAGCGAACAAGCATTACAGCTTTTGATCTGAGCAAGGTGATAGAGAATTTTATTAGACACGAAGAGTCTCTCCCAAGGGAATTGAGGCGGCATTTAAATTCATTGGAGGAACGACTTTTAGAAAGCATGGTATGGGAAAAGGGGTCGTCCATGTATAATTCCTTGACAGTTGCAAGACCATCACTCTCTTCAGAGATAAATCGTCTTGGGCTATTAGCAGAACCAATGCCATCGTTGGATGCAATTGCCATGCGTATTAACTTTTCTTCTGGAAGCTCTCCACCTTTGCCATCTGTGCAGAAGCATGATTTGTCTCCAG GTGAGAATGCAGATATTAGGTCTCCGAAGAGGCCATGCCCAGATTACCGGAGTGTGTTAGTGGAGCGGAACTCCTTTACATCACCAGTGAAGGATCGCCTACTTGCTTTAAGCAATCTTAAATCAAAGCTACCTCCACCTCCTCTGCAGTCTGCATTTGCCAG TCCAACATGTCCAAACCCTGGGAGAGGAGGGGAAACATGTGCAGAAACTTCCATTAACATATTCTTTGGCAAG ATTAATAAGTTAGCTGCTGTCAGAATCAACGGTATGATTGAAAGGTTACAACAATCTCAGCATCATATAAGAGAGAATGTCTATCGCCTTTTTCAACAAATACTTAGTCAACGGACGTCTTTGTTCTTTAACCGCCATATCGATCAGATCATCCTTTGTTGTTTCTATGGAGTTGCAAAG ATTTCTAAACTGAACCTAACCTTCAAGGAGATCATTTGCAACTACGGGAAGCAACCACAATGTAATCGACAAGTATTCTGTAGTGTGTTTGCCGATCGGTTATCTGCACGCCAAAATAGG AGGACAGGCCAAGATCATGTTGACATTATTACTTTTTACAATCAAATATTTATTCCTGCTGCAAAACTGTTGCTTGAGGAGGTTGGTCCTGCTGGAACAATTACAAAAACCATTCAAGTTCCTGAAGTCAACAACAATAAATATG GTCAATGTACTGCATCACCTCAAGTTTCCACTTTTCCAACTCTCCCGGATATGTCTCCGATGAAAGTTTCTCCGAGACATAATGTTTATGTATCTCCATTGCGCACTTCAAAG ATGGATGCTTTAATATCACATAGCTCAAAAAGTTACTACGCATGCGTGGGAGAAAGCACTCATGCATATCAGAGCCCTTCAAAAGACCTAACTGCTATAAATAACTGCGTGAATGG TAACAGGAAGGTTAGAGCTACCATTAACTTTGATGGTGATGTTGGTTTGGTTAGTGATTCAATGGTGGCCAACAGCCTATACCTTCAGAATGGGAGTTGTGCATCCTCATCAGTTACACTTATAAAATCTGAGCAACCTGACATCTAG
- the LOC136230004 gene encoding glyceraldehyde-3-phosphate dehydrogenase, cytosolic, with translation MAGDKKIKIGINGFGRIGRLVARVALQRDDIELVAVNDPFISTEYMTYMFKYDSVHGQWKHTDLKLKDEKTLLFGEKPVTVFGIRNPEEIPWGAAGADFVVESTGVFTDKDKAAAHLKGGAKKVIISAPSKDAPMFVVGVNEKEYKPELDIVSNASCTTNCLAPLAKVINDRFGIVEGLMTTVHSITATQKTVDGPSMKDWRGGRAASFNIIPSSTGAAKAVGKVLPELNGKLTGMSFRVPTVDVSVVDLTVRLEKKATYEDIKAAIKEESEGKLKGILGYTEDDVVSTDFVGDSRSSIFDAKAGIALNENFVKLVSWYDNEWGYSSRVLDLIAHIASTLH, from the exons atgg CCGGAGACAAGAAGATTAAGATCGGTATCAATG GGTTTGGAAGGATTGGTCGTTTGGTTGCTAGAGTTGCACTTCAGAGGGATGATATTGAACTCGTTGCCGTTAACGATCCATTCATTTCTACTGAATATATG ACATACATGTTCAAGTATGATTCAGTTCATGGACAGTGGAAGCACACTGATTTGAAACTCAAGGACGAGAAGACGCTTCTCTTCGGTGAGAAGCCAGTCACTGTTTTTGGAATCAG GAACCCAGAGGAAATTCCATGGGGTGCAGCTGGTGCCGACTTTGTTGTTGAGTCCACTGGAGTTTTCACTGACAAGGACAAGGCTGCTGCTCATTTGAAG GGTGGTGCAAAGAAGGTTATCATCTCTGCTCCTAGCAAAGATGCACCCATGTTCGTCGTTGGTGTGAATGAGAAAGAATACAAACCGGAGCTAGACATTGTTTCCAACGCCAGTTGCACCACCAACTGCCTTGCCCCCTTGGCCAAG GTTATCAATGACAGATTTGGAATTGTTGAGGGTCTCATGACCACTGTCCACTCCATTACTG CTACCCAGAAGACCGTTGATGGTCCATCAATGAAGGACTGGAGAGGTGGAAGAGCTGCATCCTTCAACATCATTCCTAGCAGCACTGGAGCTGCTAAG GCTGTTGGAAAGGTTTTGCCAGAACTTAACGGCAAATTGACCGGTATGTCTTTCCGTGTTCCTACTGTGGATGTTTCCGTTGTTGACCTCACAGTCAGGCTCGAAAAGAAGGCAACATACGAGGACATCAAAGCTGCCATCAA GGAGGAGTCTGAGGGCAAGCTCAAGGGAATTTTGGGTTACACCGAAGATGATGTTGTGTCCACTGACTTCGTTGGTGATAGCAG GTCATCCATCTTTGATGCCAAGGCTGGAATTGCTTTGAATGAGAACTTTGTGAAGCTCGTCTCTTGGTACGACAACGAATGGGGATACAGCTCTCGTGTCCTGGACTTGATCGCTCACATTGCCTCCACCCTtcattaa